The genomic DNA AGCGCTGCGACTTGGAACTGGAAGCACTCCTGCATCGCCAGGCATTTCTGCGGTATGGCCGGGAAGGTGGCATACACGGGCAGGTCTATAGCGTTGCCCAAGGCGATTCGGGCAAACGCCTGACCCGTTACCAGGTCTGCCTGGTGCCGCGCCTGGCTTATTTGCGCCACCGCATCAACCAGCGGATTTTCCAGCACTTGAGCGTGCCCGATATCGTCGGCCGGGTGTTGAAGGAGCACGGGATCCTGGCGGGGGACTGCCAGTTCACCCTCGGTGGGCACTATCCCGAGCGTGAATACTGTGTGCAGTACGGCGAAAGCGACCTGACGTTTATCGAGCGGATCTGCGCCGAAGTCGGTATCCACTACCACTTTCGGCATCGCCCTGACGGCCATCTGCTGGTGTTCGGCGACGACCAGACCGGGTTTCCTCGCCTGCCCGAATCGACGCTGTATCTGCCGGACAGCGGCATGGCTGCCGATGCGCCGGCCATCAAGCGCTTGGCGGTGCGACTCCAGACCCGCACCACGGCCGTGACGTTGCGCGACTACGACTTCCTCAAGCCCGGCTTGTTATTGCAAACCCATCTCGACAATCGGCAGCTCCCTGTGCTCGAGGACTATCGGTACCCGGGTGGGTTCTGCGACCGTGACGATGGTAAGCACCTGACCCGGCGTGCTCTTGAGCGTCACGGTGCCGATCATCGCGTAGCGCAGGGCGGCAGCGACGCAAGTGCTTTCGTCAGCGGACATTTCATGCGCATCGAGGCCCATCCCCGGGAGCCGTGGAACGATCTCTGGCTCCTGACCCATATCGATCACCATGGCCGTCAACCCCAAGTGCTGGAAGAAACAGCCTCCGCCAGCCCGGATGAATTCCAGGGCTACAGAAACACCTTTCTCGCCACGCCTTGGGACGTGTGCTTTCGGCCGCCCCTGCATCACGAAAAGCCTCGTGCCCACGGTTATCAGTCAGCGGTGGTGACCGGGCCGGTGGACAGCGAGATCCATTGCGATGAGTTTGGACGGGTCAAGGTGCAATTGGCCTGGGATCGCGACGGCACGCGCGACGAGCATTCCAGTTGCTGGCTGCGAGTGGCCGCAGGGTGGGCCCACGATCACTACGGTGCAGTGATGATTCCCCGGGTCGGCATGGAAGTGCTGGTGGGGTTCATTGATGGCGACGTGGACAAGCCCCTGGTGGTGGGTTGCCTGCCCAACGGCGCCAACCCGGTGCCGTTGGACCTGCCGGCGGACAAGACCCGCAGTATCTGGCGCAGCCAGAGCAGCCCTGGTGGGGAAGGCTATAACGAACTGCGCATCGAGGACCGCAAGGGGGCGGAGGAGATTTACCTGCGGGCCCAGCGAAACTGGACCCAGCATGTGCTGCACGACCAGCGGGTACAGGTCGATCACGAGCGCAGTATTGTCGTCACCGGCACGGCGCGGCACGAACTCAAGGCCGA from Pseudomonas beijingensis includes the following:
- a CDS encoding type VI secretion system Vgr family protein — translated: MFPPANLPRFTLTLDSGPNDLKVLEFKGKETISQPYRFDVELVSERCDLELEALLHRQAFLRYGREGGIHGQVYSVAQGDSGKRLTRYQVCLVPRLAYLRHRINQRIFQHLSVPDIVGRVLKEHGILAGDCQFTLGGHYPEREYCVQYGESDLTFIERICAEVGIHYHFRHRPDGHLLVFGDDQTGFPRLPESTLYLPDSGMAADAPAIKRLAVRLQTRTTAVTLRDYDFLKPGLLLQTHLDNRQLPVLEDYRYPGGFCDRDDGKHLTRRALERHGADHRVAQGGSDASAFVSGHFMRIEAHPREPWNDLWLLTHIDHHGRQPQVLEETASASPDEFQGYRNTFLATPWDVCFRPPLHHEKPRAHGYQSAVVTGPVDSEIHCDEFGRVKVQLAWDRDGTRDEHSSCWLRVAAGWAHDHYGAVMIPRVGMEVLVGFIDGDVDKPLVVGCLPNGANPVPLDLPADKTRSIWRSQSSPGGEGYNELRIEDRKGAEEIYLRAQRNWTQHVLHDQRVQVDHERSIVVTGTARHELKADEQRVTHGRRQAEVRQDDHLLVSGERHVRVSSQMLNASQQFHVSAGQQVVLEAGASVTLQAGGHWINIGADGIFSSAPIEVGGAPMAVMGASAGSSGSVGKSVPVAAPRLSLAQILSFQGSAPFCEECERCRNGVCVPSAFHKPVDVQERP